One part of the Phragmites australis chromosome 3, lpPhrAust1.1, whole genome shotgun sequence genome encodes these proteins:
- the LOC133913796 gene encoding ankyrin repeat domain-containing protein 2A-like yields MASQEEKTSVKTEEPSPAEEQQPASGTRRAGPSAPAGAPVNPFDFSTMMNLLNDPSIKEMAEQIAKDPAFTEMAEQLQKTVASPRQAPAPEAVALDPQKYVATMQQLMQNSQFVAMAERLGSALMQDPAMSTMLGGLTNPAQKEQLEARVARMKEDPTLKPILDEIETGGPAAMMKYWNDPEALQKFGRAMGVGPSGEAAGAGSEHAEAEEEAGEEGEHEDESIIHHTASVGDAEGLRKALEEGVDKDEEDSEGRRGLHFACGYGELECAQVLLEAGAAVDAVDKNKNTALHYAAGYGRKDCVALLLEHGAAVTLQNLDGKTPIDVAKLNNQEDVLKLLEKHAFV; encoded by the exons ATGGCTTCTCAAG AGGAGAAGACGAGTGTCAAGACAGAGGAGCCTTCCCCGGCGGAGGAGCAACAGCCTGCATCCGGGACACGCAGGGCCGGGCCGTCAGCGCCGGCGGGAGCTCCGGTCAACCCGTTTGACTTCTCAACCATGATGAACCTTCTCAAT GACCCTAGCATCAAGGAGATGGCGGAGCAGATCGCCAAGGACCCGGCGTTCACGGAGATGGCGGAGCAGCTGCAGAAGACGGTAGCGTCCCCGCGtcaggcgccggcgccggaggcgGTGGCGCTGGACCCGCAAAAGTACGTTGCCACGATGCAGCAGCTGATGCAGAACTCTCAGTTCGTGGCGATGGCGGAGCGCCTTGGCAGCGCGCTCATGCAGGACCCCGCCATGTCCACCATGCTCGGCGGGCTCACCAACCCGGCGCAAAAGGAGCAGCTGGAGGCCCGCGTCGCGCGGATGAAGGAGGACCCCACCCTCAAGCCCATCCTCGACGAGATCGAGACCGGAGGCCCCGCCGCCATGATGAA GTACTGGAACGACCCTGAAGCTCTGCAGAAGTTCGGGCGGGCGATGGGCGTCGGCCCCTCGGGcgaggccgccggcgccggctcaGAGCACGCCGAGGCGGAGGAAGAAGCCGGGGAGGAAGGCGAGCACGAGGACGAGTCCATCATCCACCACACCGCTAGCGTCGGCGATGCAGAG GGCCTGAGGAAAGCCTTGGAGGAGGGGGTGGACAAGGACGAGGAGGACTCGGAAGGCAGGAGAGGCCTGCACTTCGCGTGCGGATACGGCGAGCTGGAATGCGCGCAGGTTCTCCTGGAGGCGGGCGCGGCTGTGGACGCGGtggacaagaacaagaacaccGCGCTGCACTACGCCGCCGGATACGGCCGCAAGGACTGCGTCGCGCTCCTGCTCGAGCATGGCGCCGCCGT GACGTTGCAGAACCTGGACGGGAAGACGCCCATCGACGTGGCCAAGCTCAACAACCAGGAGGACGTCCTCAAGCTGCTCGAGAAGCACGCCTTCGTATAg